The sequence TGTAGTCATTAAATTAACCAGAAGACAGTCATCATACTTATACTGAGTCCCAGGATCAAACCCGCTCCGATCTGGGAGGGCGTATGTGCATTAAGATGGAGCCGTGCACTGGCAACCATACCTGCTAACATAATCAGGGCTGCTAAAACCAGCACTAAGTCGGTTTCTCCGAATTTGGTAATGATGCCCGCCACAATACCAACGACTCCGCCGATACCTACGCTATGCGCACTGATTTGCCAGTAGATACTAATCAATCCAACCAGCAAAATCGAGAGCGTTATTGATCCAAGCAGGATTGCAATTCCAGGAGCTATGCTCGACAGAAGCTGCATTCTAAACGCGAACAGAAAGGTCAGACCCGTATAGACGATGGCCGTTAAAAAATAAGGTAACCGACGGTCATCTAGGGTATCCAGTTGTAACGACCTGACGTAACCGCTCCGAAAAAGGTAGTAGATCAGCAATGAAGGCACTCCAAATGTACCTATAAAAATAAGGATCAGCAGACTAATGCGTAATGTACCCGAAAAAGCGTCGACACCCAGAATAGAAGGAGCCAGATACAGCAAAATGCCGAACAGGAGCGTCGGCATCAGCAACGGGTGAAAAACGATAGAAAGAAAACGGGCCAGACTCGTATTCAATGATGAATTATCGATTATAAATGCGCTTCGAAACAGTCAATAACCACAAAGTTAACGAATGCTATCGTTCATCTTTCATCATTGTATTGTCAGCCCGGTTATAATTCATTACCTGCTATAATTGTTTTCTGAGCCGAGCCACCGGAATATTAAGCTGTTCACGGTATTTGGCCACCGTACGGCGAGCAATGTTATAGCCCCGGTCATTAAGAATCTTTTCGAGCTTATCGTCCGAAAGCGGGTTTAGCTTCGGTTCATTATCGATCAGGTCTTTTAGAATATTTTTTACTTCCCGACTGCTAACGTCTTCGCCTGAATCAGTAGCAATGCCCTCAGAAAAGAAATATTTGAGTGGATAAATTCCGAATTCGGTCTGCACCGATTTACTATTGGCCACACGCGACACCGTCGACACATCCATATCGATCAGCGTGGCAATGTCTTTCAGGATCATCGGCCGAAGCTTCGATTCGTCGCCCGACAGAAAGAAATCATACTGAAAACGCACAATCGCGTTCATCGTCTTAAGCAATGTTTGCTGCCGTTGTTTAATGGCATCGATAAACCATTTGGCCGCGTCGAGCTTTTGCTTAACGAATGAGACGGTTTCTTTAAGCGATTTGTTCTGCTTACTACTCTTATCGTACGTATCGAGCATGTCGGCAAACGAACGGCTGATGCGTAATTCGGGAGCATTCTTGGAATTAAGCGTCAGGTCGAGCTTACCGTTACTATTGGTCAGAATAAAATCGGGGATCAGGTATTGAACGGAACCAGCTTCTCCCTCAACAGAACCAGGTTTAGGATTCAGCTTGATGATAATGTCGATTACCCGTTTCAGAGATTCATCACTGATATTGAGCCGACGCTGGATTTTATCAAAGTGTTTTTTAGAGAACTCCTCGAAGAAATCCTCAATAATCCGCATCGCCAGGATTATATACGGGTCAGATGTGTCTTTGCGCTGCAGTTGCAACAATAAGCATTCCTGTAACGAACGTGCTCCAATACCTGGTGGATCGAAGGTCTGGATTTTCTGAAGCACTTCCTCCAACTCCTCGGTATCAGTGAACACATTCTGCGAGAAAGCAAGGTCATTGACGATTGCCTGCATGGATCGACGTATGTACCCGTCAGCCTCAATACTCCCGATAAGCTGAAGACCAACAACACGCTGGTTTTCTGTCAACTGGAGATATCCAAATTGCTGCATTAATGCATCAAGCAGGCTCGAACTGGTAGCGAGTGGCATATCGCGGTCTTCTTCGCCATAATTGCCGTCGCCCTGCATTTTATACCCCGTGTAATCTTCATTCTGGAGGTAGGTGTCAATATCCAGGTCATCGTTACGATCCTTATAATCGTCGTCAAATTCGTCAGCAAAGGAGTCTTCCTCTTTCTGATCATACTCTTCCTCCATTCCCTCCTCGAGCGCCGGATTGATCTCTAACTCCTCCTCAATGCGCGTGTCGAGCTCGGCCGTGGGGATTTGCAACAGTTTGATAAACTGTATCTGTTGAGGAGACAGTTTCTGTTGAAGCGACTGGGAGAGGCTTAACTTCTGCATGGGTGGTAAATGTAAGCGGTAGAACTAATGAGTCATACGGAGCAATTCTTGGCAAAGTGCCCCGCACAAATATCAGACCAATTTACTCTTTTTTTGTTTGGCGCGAATAAAAATTTTGCAGGAAGTTGTAGAATAGTACCTTCGCGTCATGACCAATAAACTATACGATACCTCTTTAAGCTTACTGACAGACTTATATCAGGTAACCATGGCCTATGGCTACTGGAAATCCGGAACCGCTGAAAAAGAAGCTGTTTTCAACCTATATTTCCGGAAGCATCCCTTTGGAGGAGGGTTCACCGTTGCCTGCGGGCTGACCAACGTAATCGGCTACATCGAACATTTTAGCCTATCAAAAAAAGATCTGCGGTACCTTCAAACCCTGACCGGCAACGACGGTCAGCCGCTTTTCGAAGAAGCATTTCTGGACTATCTGGCCAATCTGAAACTCACCTGCGATATCGAAGCGATTCCGGAGGGAACGGTCGTTTTTCCAAATGAACCACTGGTGCGGGTGCGTGGGCCAATCCTACAGTGTCAGCTGCTCGAAACACCACTTCTGAACCTGATCAATTTCGAATCGCTCATTGCCACAAAAGCGGCCAGACTACGCCTGGTTGCCGAAAATGACACATTGCTTGAGTTTGGCTTACGTCGGGCGCAGGGCGTTGATGGGGGTATGACAGCTTCCCGTGCGGCCTATATTGGCGGTTGCGATGCCACCTCGAATGTGCTGGCGGGTAAGCTCTACGGCATCCCGGTGCGTGGTACACATGCCCACAGTTGGGTCATGTCATTCGAGAATGAAGCGGAAGCCTTCCAAACCTATGCCGATGTTTTACCAAACAATGTAACGCTGCTGGTTGATACTTACGACACTATACAGGGTGTTCATAATGCCATTGAAGCCGGACGGAAATTGAAGAAAAAGGGGCATAAACTGGCCGGAATCCGACTCGACTCGGGCGATCTGGCGTATTTGAGCATAGCAGCCCGTAAACTGCTTGACGAAGCCGGGTTCACCGATACAGCGATTGTTGCCAGTAATGATCTGGACGAAACGATCATCACCAGTTTAAAACAACAAGGCGCTAAAATTGACATATGGGGCGTTGGTACTAAGCTTGTTACGGCTTTTGATCAGCCCGCACTGGGTGGAGTTTATAAATTAGCCGCCTTGCGTCATACCTCATCGGAAAATGCAGAAACGGCTGAGTGGGACTACAAAATGAAATTGTCTGAGCAGGCGATCAAAATTTCGACACCGGGTATTCAGCAGGTACGTCGGTTTCGGAATGAGCAGGGATTTATCGCCGATATGATCTTTGACGAAAGTAAGCCGGAGGCAAATCCTGCAGGCGTTCCCATGACAATGATCGATCCACTCGATTTTACGAAACGACGAAAGTTCGACGCTACGCAGGCGTTCGATGATTTATTAGTGCCGGTTTTTAGAGACGGAACCTGCGTCTATGAAAGTCCTGATATTCATGCAATTCGGGCTCGGGTACAAACCCAGCTTACCAATCTTCATCCGGGTGTAAAGCGATTTGTGAATCCCCATACTTACCCGGTTGGTCTGGAAAGAAACCTGCACGAGCTGAAAACAGCATTGGTCATGAAATTACGAGAGAGAAATGAATAGTGCTCGACCAATTCCAACCTAAAAGGTTTCAAGAACCTTACAGGTTTGGCATCAATCGATCATGATCGGTTAACAATTAGTGCTTTTATCGGTTAATTTTTCTCGATTTCTTAATACGATCGGATTTGTATGTAGTAAAAGATTGTGTTGCTTTACCTCCTCTTTCTCTGAAAAAAAGATGCAACCTATTGAATTAGTAGTATTCGACATGGCTGGCACAACCGTAACCGATCACCACGAGGTTGAGCGGTGTTTTGCACAGGCAGCCGCCGAAACGGGTCTGATCGCTTCAGCCGATCGAATTCTGGCCATGCAGGGACTGTCTAAACGGTATGTATTCAATACGCTTTGGAAAGAACAACTTGGCGAAATGCACCACGATGTACCCAGGCACGTTGATGTATCGTATGCTGCGTTTCAGGGTATTCTGGAAAACCATTATCGTGTAAATGGCGCTACACCAACCGAAGGCTGTCTGGAAACATTCGCTTATCTGCGCGAACGGGGTATTGCCATTGCCCTCACAACGGGATTTTATCGGGTGGTTACGGATATAATTCTGGAAAAACTCGGCTGGCTCGATGGACTCGACAACCGGCATATAGGCACCCCATCCAGCATGATCCAACTGTCAATTGCCAGCGATGAAGTCGAACGCGGACGCCCTTATCCGCTGATGATCGAGCGGGCAATTCAGTGGCTGGATATCAGCAGTCCGAGAGCCGTTGTAAACATCGGCGACACCCCTTCCGACCTGTTGTCGGGGCGGGCATCTGGTGTCGCATTGAATCTGGGCGTTACCAATGGAACTCATTCACAAGAGCAACTCGAAGCATATCCGCATGATCTGTTGATCGGATCGCTTCGCGAATTACCTGCTTTGCTGGATTCTCGTAGAATAACGGTTAATGCATAACGGTGAACCGATGCCGAGGAATAGGGCTAGTGAACCAGCGTGAGTTCTCCTGCCCTTCCTCCCGGCAAACCTTTGTCGTCTCTTTCCATCACTCTTTATCATGGCTACTTACGATCTGATTGTCATCGGCGCGGGTGCGCTGGGAACGTTCCATGCTTATCATGCGGCAAAAGCTGGTCAGCGTGTACTCTTGCTCGAAAAAGATCAGTATCCAATCGGGGCTACGGTTCGCAATTTTGGGCAAGTGGTACCGTCGGGTTTAGCTGGCCGGTGGTTCGATTACGGCCGCCGAAGCCTCGAAATTTACCGTGATATCCAAAATCAGACCGACCTGACCGTACGGGCAAACGGTACGGTTTATATTGCCTCCGATCCCGACGAATGGAAACTGGCCAATGAACTCCACGACCGATACAATCACCTCGGCTACGCTAGTGAATTACTCTCGAAAGCGCATTGTCTGACTAAATACCCGGCGCTACAAGCTGATTATGTGGCTGGAGGATTATATTTCCCGGACGAACTGAGCGTAGAGCCCGAGCAGATGGTCCATCGGCTCATTGCGTTTATCCAGAAGAAATATGGCGTGGATTACCGGTCCGGTTCGGCGGTGATCGATTGCCAGTCGAACTACAGTGGGGCTATTGTATCGCTCACCAACCGGCAGCGGTTTCAGGCTGGGCGCGTTATTATTTGCAGCGGTCACGAAGTTCGGTTGCTGTTTCCGGAAGTGCTGACAGATACCGATCTGGTTGTGAGTAAATTACAAATGCTTCTGGTAAAACCAGTTTCGGGTATAACATTACCCGGAAACATTCTGACGGGTTTGTCGATTCGTCGTTATGAGTCTTTCCAGGCTTGTCCTTCATTTTCAACTATTCCTAAACCCGAACACCTCGCCGAATTACAACGGTGGGGCATCCACATTCTTTTTAAACAAGCCATCGACGGATCGTTCATTGTCGGTGACTCGCACGAATACGCCGATGCCACCAAAGCCGAAGACCTGGGCTATCACACCCAGGACTACATCAACGATCTGATGATAACCGAAGCAAGGCGTATTGTAACCTTCCCGCTAGCTATTGAAAAAACGTGGGCTGGTTTTTATAGCCAGACCAAAGCCGAAATTTTCGAACACGATGTTGATGAAAACATCCGGATCGTGACGGGAATTGGCGGTAAAGGCATGAGTTCGGGAGCTGGTTATGCCGAAGCGAGTATCCGGCAATGGTTGGGTGTAACAGCTTAAGACGTATGATTGACCGGTTGGATTACTATCAGTCAATCATACGTCTTACCTTATCATCCTATCTAAGGAATTGCAGCCTTACTTTCCGGCAACTGCTTTCGGCCACTGATACTGAAATGTATTGTTGATCGGCGAGCCAAAATAATTGACATTCAGATAATTCAGCCGCTTTTTGTGGGCTTCCAGCCGTTGTTTGAAGTCATCGAAATTCTTGCCGTCACTGGGAGTCCAGGCAGTTTCGGCAATGGCAATAAGGCGGGGGAACGTCATGTATTCAACGTATTGCGTCGTGGGCATATACTCTGTCCAGATGTTAGCCTGCACGCCAAGTACGTGCTTCGATTGATCAGCCGTTAGGCTATCGGTTACGGATGGATTAAAACTATATACTTTTTCGAGGGGTAGAAATCCACCAATGGCAATGGGTTGTGTTTTGGCATCAGCCTGGTAGTAATCGAGGTAGCAGTACGTATTCGGTGTCATAATAACATCGTGGTTTTGCCGGGCTGCTGCAACGCCCCCATTTACCCCACGCCAGCTCATCACAGTAGCATTCGGTGAAAGCCCACCCTCCAGAATCTCATCCCAACCTACCATCCGGCGGCCTTTCGAGGTAATGAATTTGTCGATGCGCCGAATGAAATAGCTCTGCAATTCGTGTTCATCTTTCAGGCCTTCTTTCTTCATCAGGTCCTGGCAAAAGCGGCTTTGTTTCCATTGCGTTTTCGGGCATTCGTCTCCGCCAATATGAATATACTGACTTGGGAACAGGTCCATAACTTCCGTCAGTACATCCTGCAAAAACGTAAAGGTTTCTTCACGGGGGAACAGCACCTCGTCATGAACCCCCCATTTGCTACTCACCTGCAGGATTTTATCGGGGTTGCTGCCGAACTCCGGATAAGCCGCAAGTACGGCAACTGAGTGGCCGGGCATTTCGATTTCGGGAACTACGGTTACGTAGCGCGACTGCGCGTATTTAACCACGTCGCGCACTTCATCCTGGGTATAAAATCCACCATAGGGCTTGCCATCATAGGCATTGTCACTATACTTGCCTATCATTGATTTTGGACGTATTGAGCCAATCTGCGTAAGCTTAGGGTACTTTTTGATCTCAATCCGCCAACCCTGATCTTCCGTCAGATGCCAATGAAAGGTATTCATTTTGTGCAGTGCCAGTAGGTCAATGTATTTTTTGATAAACGGAACTGGCATGAAGTTACGCCCGGCATCCAGCATCGATCCACGATAACTATACCGGGGCCGATCGTCAATAACACAGGCTGGCACAGACCAAGTCACGCCCGCAACTTTTGTAGGACTAAAAACAGCCGATGGCATCAATTGCATTAGCGACTGAACCCCATAAAAGAAGCCCTGGGGTTGTTCGGCCGCGATTGTAATGTTCTTAGGCGAAACCATCAATTTATAGCCTTCTGCTCCTAATGAACCTGCTTTTTCAAGCACAAAAGAAATTCCTTTCGACGCTTTACCCGTCGTTATGGTCGGCGTATTGCCACTGGATTTAGCAAGCTGGTCGGCAAGGAGCTGGGCAATCTGACGAACGTTGTCGTTACCAGCCGGAACAGCAATGGCCAGCTTGGCAGGTACCATAAACGAACCACTTTTTTCTTCAAGCCGGGTCGGCTTTGGTAGAATGGCGTACTTCGTCTGGGCAAAAAGTTGCGCAGAAAGCACCATAACAAGTAAACAGGTAAGCAGCGTCTTCATTCAAGTAGAGTTTAGTAGACAGGACTCCTTCTAGACAAGGAGGTTTGAGCCGCTAAAATACAATGAAGCATCTTGCCATAAATGCTTGAATCTGCCAGACTCAGCCAGAAAGCGTCACTGTTACTACCCGCAGACAAGCAGCACCAAGCCTTTAATCTCTCGCCACCCTACAAAATATACATTTGATTATCAATGCGTTAAATCAGCAAACGCACTTGATTCGGAAATTATTGATTGCTGTATTACATCCTGAGTTCGGCTGTGCAATCGTTTGCTTTTTTGCAGAAAAAAACGCGGCTGGACTTCAGAGTCATCCAGCCGCGTTTCGTCAAAATTGTTTCAGGACTTTATGAAAGGCAATGTTAAGAACCTATGTTATAGGAAACTTTCTTTTTTACGTTTAGCGTGTCAAAAACGTCTTTCCGAATAAATGTGCGTTTCAACGATTCAGTCGAGTGTACCAGCACATAACCTGCTTTTTTTAGTTGGCTACAGGACTTCTTAATGCGAAAATGATAAGCTTTATCGGTGGCATTATGTACCTCATCAAACTCCACCAGGATTGCCTTGATATCTAATTTATCCTCAACAATTGTATCAATTACGGTATACTCGGCTCCTTCAATTTCCAGTTTCACTACATCTACGGCAGTATGACCGAGCGTTGCCATTAAATTACTTAGTCGGTCAACGGGTGCTTCGATAAACTCATTTGAGTCTTTGAATAAGTAAACCGAATGCGACACATAATTTTCCTTTTGGGGAGCAAAAAAACGGAGAGTCGTTTTTTGATCCCATACGCCAATCGGTACATAGGTAATGTCGTTTACCTGGTCGACCGTCAGACGATAGGTAAAAGGTGCTTTATTGTGAGGTGGTTTATTATGAATAGTTAGTGACTGGCCGTTTCGAGTATAGTCTTTTACTTTTTGAAAATGATTGATCCCCTCGGGTGTTGGATCAAAAATAAAGATTTGTGCATCAAAAATAGCCTTTAGTTCAGTATCAAATGAAATGTCCTCGCCAGCGCCCACACAATAGCAAATTGATTCACTTGTCAGCAAGTTTTCAGGTAAATAATACCCATGAAATCTTGAGCCAATATGCACCAGATCAGGCAGCGGCTTTACACCTTGCTGGGGGTGAATTCCCATCACTTTCTTGGTAATGTCCAGAATGATTTCCATGAATGGTTGTTTAATAAAAGCTTATATTGGTAGTCTTCCCAAAGTCGAGGCTATTGGCCACTCGTTTCCAGGTATTCACCTTTGACGTTCAGTTCGTTAGATAGTCATTGCTTAGCCTCCCTGAACTGTTGTGATTTAGCTTCCCTAGTTTATCGACACCAATGTATCTATTTTTACCGTTTTGGTGACAATATTTTCCAAAAGCTGCATTTACCTTACGACTGACAGTTGGGTCTGTTCAGTTAATTGGCCTGCTAAGTGTGGCGATTTGGAGAGATTGGGACGGCCTTAATCGGGGCCGTGCAGTTTTGATACTTCTTAAAAGCCCCGATAGGGCTGAAATGGAAAGAAAAATTTTCAGCAATTGAGCCATGAATTTAATAACAAGTAACAGATCAAAATTCGTAAGTGTTGAAAAAGGGCCAGACGATAAATAAGTCGTATGTTCTCTATAGCAGCGATAACACACAATAAGAAAGCAAATTTACGAGCTAATTCTTTTTGAATAATTACAGGATTCGGCGCAGTTTTTACAAAATTCTCTGAATTTCAATGAGATCGAAAAAACTGGAGACAATTTTCAGGCTGTTCAATGCCAATTGGCAAAAAATCAGCCAGCCCGGGCTATTCCTTTTAAACGCAATAAGCACATAAAGAATGTCATCTGGCATTTTAGAACAAATACCCGATTGGACTTACCTATCCAACAAGTTACCGAAGTTCTATTTTTATCACTAATATTGTACATCTATCAAGTGCTACCAGCAATGGGAGCCTTGAAATGGTGTGGATAGAATTGGAAAGGCCCGGCCAGTTGAGTCGGGTCATTTCTTATCAACGTTTCCTGTCCTGAGGCTTTCTATTTACTACATGGTGTACGATCAATAAGTAGAGAAAATTTATCTGCGTTTATCCCAAAACAATCTGTTTATTTTGTTCTTCGCCAGATTGTGGCAAAGGCACAAGTCTTTCCACATTAGCGTTGGCTTTTCAAATCTCCAGCTTATCATAACTACTTTCCCAAAATGAAGACAAGATATTTTGATCTTATATATTGTCTGGAAGGTGTTCGGGCTGGGGTACGCTTCAATACAGAGCAAGACATTCAGGATTATATGTATAATCAGGTTAAGCCCGGTGAGGATTCGCGGTTTGAACTGAGGTCGGATGTCGATTATGCTCGTGTTTATCATAATATCAGACCGGGCTATAAAGAAGAGGCAACACTTCTGTTTGTCATCAGTAATGGTCAGATCATTCAACAATTGAGCCCCGATAAAACTGAACGGTTTCAGCAATCCTAATTCAGTTTGGTAGCAGCATTTTTAACTCTTTCCCCTGTTTGGTTTACTTCCTGTCGTACACGAGCAGCATGACTGGCTATGAGAAAGCCTGACGATCGTGGCCAGGCTTTCTCACAATCTACTACTAAATTGCGTCATACTTTTGACGCATAAAGGCAATCTGGTCACAGCTTTTTAACGAGAACAATTCATGGAGGATGTCAGGCTACCCAACAAATCTCCTGTACTCATTCCTGCCGAATTATGCATTCAGGACGGGAATAACCTACTGTAATCCATCCACTTTCACATCGATCCGGCCGCGAGCGTTCACAACAGCCAGCAAAGAAGTGGGGGTCAGATAAACCTGATCAGGTTTTATTTCATCGATCCGGCCATTCACTACGACTCCCTTTGCCAGTTGATTATTTTTGAGCTTATCCTGAAGTAATTTCTGCATCTCGGCGATCTGCGAACCAACCGGAATTGTGAGTTGCTTCTCCAGCGTTCGGGCAAACGTACCTTTCAGGAGCCAGCTGGCCGATTGCTGAAGTATATTTTTCGTATCCAGATCGTAGGCAAGATCTTTTAGAGAAATCGTCTGGCTCCTGGCGTCATAATAGGGGCGGCCACGGAGGTAAATATCCCCATTGATTGTTCCTTTCAGGCCTGCTTTAATAATAAGATTATCATTCTGCCCATACATTTCCATGCTGGTCACTGTGATGGTATACCGATTTTCACTGAACGAAAAACTCTTTCCGACAAACTCGTCCGCTACGATTCTGGCTGCTTCCTGATAACTGGCTTCGCTAAGCAGACCAATTTGAAAATCATCTTTGACCTGCGACACAACCGTTAGGTCGGGAAGCGATACCGCCGGACGAATGTCTGGGCGAGCTCCCGTCGTTGTGAGTGTAAACCCTTCTATGCCAATAGTAGCCCGAATGGTACGACCTTCAAAACGGAGAGGAGTAATTAGCACCCGCTTCGGTACAACCTGTAAGTAGGTACGGTATTTTTCGGAGATCAGGTAGGGTTCACGCAATGTATTCCAGGCTTTCAGAACGGGCGTTCGGAGATCGACATTACGGCGAATCTGCTGATCCAGTGTTTTGGTGATCGTTCCCAGATTTTTATCGATCAGTCGGCCGACGATGTTGGTTATCGGAATATTGACACCAACAACGCTTACGGTTGGCCGGCGTACCCAGCCATAACCGTCGGCCTGTGTTTGGGTATGAACCGTCCAATCGTGGTCAAGGTCGAACTTCGTCTTAAACCGAAGGTCAATCTCAAATTCAGTTTCTTTATACTGCGTAAAACCCAGTACAGATACACCGGCTTTCGCCCAGATTCGTAAGGGAACCGTGAAATGAAAAAGGCTATCCTGCGCGTTAACGATAATGGTGCCGCGCTTCCAGACCTTCGTCATAAAATTGTCGTTATTGTTGTCTTCCAGGCTATTATCTTCATAGATCAGGCCATTGACCTGAGCATTTATTTGTCGCTCAATGTCTCCCAGCGCAATGGAGACAGGAACATGCACGGTAGACAGAAAGCGTTCGTTACGGACTTCCATTTCGGTGGTGTTATAGGCTTCTTTGGGCGCTTGTGGATTCAGACGTTTTTGGGATGGCTGACAGCTCAGCATCAACCAGCCAAACGCCAGACAAACCACGAGAATACGACTCATAGCAGGTAGTTGATTTCGGGGCTAAGTTACATCAATTGCCCGCTTTTCGCTGTTTACGCTGAGTAGATTAATGGCAAATCGTGGGTTTTAGAAAGATGTTTTCCTAAAACCTGGCCAACGCTGGCCCTGCTGTTCATCATGGCACAAATCAAGAAAATCAACTTACCCGAAACCGACATTCCGGAGAGCTGGTACAACATTGTGGCTGATATGCCCAACAAACCACTCCCACCGCTGCATCCAGGCACTCACGAGCCTATTGGGCCCGACATGCTTGCACCGTTGTTTCCAATGGAATTAATTAAGCAGGAAGTATCGACTGACAGGTGGGTAGGGATACCGGAAGAAGTTCGTGAGATTTACAAAATATGGCGACCAACGCCTTTGTTCCGTGCTACCGGACTCGAAAAACTGCTCGATACTCCCGCCAAAATCTATTACAAATACGAAGGTGTTAGCCCGGCCGGATCGCATAAGCCGAATACGGCAGTTCCTCAGGCATTTTACAACAAACAGGCTGGTGTTCAGCGGATCACGACCGAAACGGGCGCGGGTCAATGGGGCAGTGCGCTGAGTTTTGCCTGTCAGTTGTTCGGTATCGAATGCGAAGTATATATGGTTCGGGCCAGTTATGAAGGGAAGCCTTACCGTAAAATCATGATGAATACGT comes from Spirosoma aureum and encodes:
- a CDS encoding phosphatase PAP2 family protein produces the protein MNTSLARFLSIVFHPLLMPTLLFGILLYLAPSILGVDAFSGTLRISLLILIFIGTFGVPSLLIYYLFRSGYVRSLQLDTLDDRRLPYFLTAIVYTGLTFLFAFRMQLLSSIAPGIAILLGSITLSILLVGLISIYWQISAHSVGIGGVVGIVAGIITKFGETDLVLVLAALIMLAGMVASARLHLNAHTPSQIGAGLILGLSISMMTVFWLI
- the rpoN gene encoding RNA polymerase factor sigma-54, whose amino-acid sequence is MQKLSLSQSLQQKLSPQQIQFIKLLQIPTAELDTRIEEELEINPALEEGMEEEYDQKEEDSFADEFDDDYKDRNDDLDIDTYLQNEDYTGYKMQGDGNYGEEDRDMPLATSSSLLDALMQQFGYLQLTENQRVVGLQLIGSIEADGYIRRSMQAIVNDLAFSQNVFTDTEELEEVLQKIQTFDPPGIGARSLQECLLLQLQRKDTSDPYIILAMRIIEDFFEEFSKKHFDKIQRRLNISDESLKRVIDIIIKLNPKPGSVEGEAGSVQYLIPDFILTNSNGKLDLTLNSKNAPELRISRSFADMLDTYDKSSKQNKSLKETVSFVKQKLDAAKWFIDAIKQRQQTLLKTMNAIVRFQYDFFLSGDESKLRPMILKDIATLIDMDVSTVSRVANSKSVQTEFGIYPLKYFFSEGIATDSGEDVSSREVKNILKDLIDNEPKLNPLSDDKLEKILNDRGYNIARRTVAKYREQLNIPVARLRKQL
- a CDS encoding nicotinate phosphoribosyltransferase, whose translation is MTNKLYDTSLSLLTDLYQVTMAYGYWKSGTAEKEAVFNLYFRKHPFGGGFTVACGLTNVIGYIEHFSLSKKDLRYLQTLTGNDGQPLFEEAFLDYLANLKLTCDIEAIPEGTVVFPNEPLVRVRGPILQCQLLETPLLNLINFESLIATKAARLRLVAENDTLLEFGLRRAQGVDGGMTASRAAYIGGCDATSNVLAGKLYGIPVRGTHAHSWVMSFENEAEAFQTYADVLPNNVTLLVDTYDTIQGVHNAIEAGRKLKKKGHKLAGIRLDSGDLAYLSIAARKLLDEAGFTDTAIVASNDLDETIITSLKQQGAKIDIWGVGTKLVTAFDQPALGGVYKLAALRHTSSENAETAEWDYKMKLSEQAIKISTPGIQQVRRFRNEQGFIADMIFDESKPEANPAGVPMTMIDPLDFTKRRKFDATQAFDDLLVPVFRDGTCVYESPDIHAIRARVQTQLTNLHPGVKRFVNPHTYPVGLERNLHELKTALVMKLRERNE
- a CDS encoding HAD family hydrolase produces the protein MQPIELVVFDMAGTTVTDHHEVERCFAQAAAETGLIASADRILAMQGLSKRYVFNTLWKEQLGEMHHDVPRHVDVSYAAFQGILENHYRVNGATPTEGCLETFAYLRERGIAIALTTGFYRVVTDIILEKLGWLDGLDNRHIGTPSSMIQLSIASDEVERGRPYPLMIERAIQWLDISSPRAVVNIGDTPSDLLSGRASGVALNLGVTNGTHSQEQLEAYPHDLLIGSLRELPALLDSRRITVNA
- a CDS encoding TIGR03364 family FAD-dependent oxidoreductase; amino-acid sequence: MATYDLIVIGAGALGTFHAYHAAKAGQRVLLLEKDQYPIGATVRNFGQVVPSGLAGRWFDYGRRSLEIYRDIQNQTDLTVRANGTVYIASDPDEWKLANELHDRYNHLGYASELLSKAHCLTKYPALQADYVAGGLYFPDELSVEPEQMVHRLIAFIQKKYGVDYRSGSAVIDCQSNYSGAIVSLTNRQRFQAGRVIICSGHEVRLLFPEVLTDTDLVVSKLQMLLVKPVSGITLPGNILTGLSIRRYESFQACPSFSTIPKPEHLAELQRWGIHILFKQAIDGSFIVGDSHEYADATKAEDLGYHTQDYINDLMITEARRIVTFPLAIEKTWAGFYSQTKAEIFEHDVDENIRIVTGIGGKGMSSGAGYAEASIRQWLGVTA
- a CDS encoding beta-N-acetylhexosaminidase, whose product is MKTLLTCLLVMVLSAQLFAQTKYAILPKPTRLEEKSGSFMVPAKLAIAVPAGNDNVRQIAQLLADQLAKSSGNTPTITTGKASKGISFVLEKAGSLGAEGYKLMVSPKNITIAAEQPQGFFYGVQSLMQLMPSAVFSPTKVAGVTWSVPACVIDDRPRYSYRGSMLDAGRNFMPVPFIKKYIDLLALHKMNTFHWHLTEDQGWRIEIKKYPKLTQIGSIRPKSMIGKYSDNAYDGKPYGGFYTQDEVRDVVKYAQSRYVTVVPEIEMPGHSVAVLAAYPEFGSNPDKILQVSSKWGVHDEVLFPREETFTFLQDVLTEVMDLFPSQYIHIGGDECPKTQWKQSRFCQDLMKKEGLKDEHELQSYFIRRIDKFITSKGRRMVGWDEILEGGLSPNATVMSWRGVNGGVAAARQNHDVIMTPNTYCYLDYYQADAKTQPIAIGGFLPLEKVYSFNPSVTDSLTADQSKHVLGVQANIWTEYMPTTQYVEYMTFPRLIAIAETAWTPSDGKNFDDFKQRLEAHKKRLNYLNVNYFGSPINNTFQYQWPKAVAGK
- a CDS encoding FkbM family methyltransferase, with amino-acid sequence MEIILDITKKVMGIHPQQGVKPLPDLVHIGSRFHGYYLPENLLTSESICYCVGAGEDISFDTELKAIFDAQIFIFDPTPEGINHFQKVKDYTRNGQSLTIHNKPPHNKAPFTYRLTVDQVNDITYVPIGVWDQKTTLRFFAPQKENYVSHSVYLFKDSNEFIEAPVDRLSNLMATLGHTAVDVVKLEIEGAEYTVIDTIVEDKLDIKAILVEFDEVHNATDKAYHFRIKKSCSQLKKAGYVLVHSTESLKRTFIRKDVFDTLNVKKKVSYNIGS